The DNA segment GGTGTTGGCGCCGATTATCCGGTTGCCGCGATGTGCGTCAATCAGCTTTAGCGAGTTTCGGCGGCATTACCGATCAAAATCTTGAGGCCATACCGCAGGGTGATCGTTACGCCTAATCCGACGAAGATGCCGGCAAGGACATCGGCGGGGAAGTGTTGCCCAAGATTGATGCGTGATAGTCCGACCCAGACGATGAATAGGACTCCGAAAGTGCGTAGGGGACGGTTTAGCTGGGGCCAAAGACTGGCGATCAGCGTCGCCGCGAATGCGGCATGCCCACTCGGCAGGCTGTGATCGCGTGCGGCGTGTCCGATTACCTGTATCGCCTCGGGCGGGAACACGGCAATCGGCCGAGGATAGTCCGCAAGAGCCTTGAGCCAGCCGATGAGTCCGATTTCAACCGTATAGGCCAGTGCGAATACGGCAATCACCAGTAGCCAGCCTCGCGCTTGCTCCAGTGCCTGACGGCTGAGGCTGTACCGGCTTGCGCCAATTACCGCGATCAGCGAGGCCAAGGCCAGATAGATCGGAAAGCGCTGGTGCGCGCCGAGGCTGGACCCGGTCAGCATGATACGGTCGACCCATTCGCCATGGATGTTATTGATGGCGTGGAACAGCCAGATGTTCGCACCGCCCCAATCGTAAAGCGCGTATTTGAGCGTCATGGTTTCAGAGTATCGCCAGGCCGGCGAGACCGAGACCGCCCAGCGCCGCCGCGCCGGCAACGTAGAACAGCCAGCGCTTGCGTGTGAGGGCCGTAATCGAGGCCAGCGAGATGGCGATCTGGATCAGGCTGATCGACTGCTCCGAGCGGTGTAGTGGGCGCATTAGCGCCTGGCTTTGCTTGTCGGCCTGATGCGATTTGGCATCGAGGGTTTCGGCCTGGGTCTTGATCTCGATTTTCTGCTTTTCGTATTTGGCGACCTGTTCGCGGTAATGGACCTGTTTGCCGCCGCCGACGATATCGGCAGCGAGTTCCATCAGATGACCCTTGGTGCTTTTGGCCTGGTAGTAATTCCATTGATCCGAGGCCTTGGTGGATTCGAGCACCGCCTCATTCTTGAGCATCATCGCCTCGTTTTGCGTGGCGCTGACGTGGTAGCTGACTACGGCGCCCAAGGTGGCAAGCACCGCTGTGAAAATGGCCACGTACTGTGATAGGCCTGGCCCCTCGTGTTGTGCACGATGTTCGAGTTCGTGTTCGTGCGGACCGTGGACATGAAAGCCGTCGTTGGGCATGGGATATTGCGCTCCTGGCGCGATGCGGTGGAGGAGAAAGCGGCGGCCTATATTATGCGGCTGTGTTGATGACGGCGAGACCTTCGTCGATGCGATGGCATACGTTTTTCGCGGCTATTGCAACTCCTGGGATGGCGGGACTATGATCTGCATGCCCCATTCCCAGGCACGTCTTCATGCGCTGCCGCACCAAGCGGCCCGCCCGCCAGGCGCAAGGTTCCGATCCCCTCTTTTATATCCCTTCACTGAGCGGGAGGCTCGCGTGGTGAATGGTCCATTCCGGCTGTACTGAAGTCGCCGTTCATGGCGATCTGATTCCCCTGGATTTGCTCGCCGATCTCCCTGTTCATCTAGGGCGATGGCCAAGTTTGCTCGTCCCGCGGATATCCGCTGTTTCCCCGCCCAGTTGTGCAGAGGTTCGCCATGTCACTGACGCCATCACCTGAATTGCCCGGTCCCCTTTTCCCCGCGCACGCTCCGGCCTTGCTGCAGCGTTTGCGTGAATTTCTCCTCGGCGGTCTCGTCCTCGCGTTGTTGTGCAGTATCGGCTACACGCTGGCGCATCCGGTCATGCGCAGTATCGGCCATCACCAGTGGTTGCAACCACTGGTCTATTTGCTGTTGATCTGGGCCAGCCTGGAGCTGGCGCTGTTGTTGCTTAAGACTGGACTCTGGTTCCGTTACCGGCCCGTCGCGTCTGCCATGCTTGCGACCGCGCCACGATTGACCGTAATCATTCCCGCCTATAACGAAGGTGCGATGGTGGAGCAATCCATCGATTCGGTGGCCTCCGCGGCGTATCCGCATGAGCGCCTGGAAATTCTGGTCGTCGACGACGGCAGTCGTGACGATACCTGGTTTTACATCGAGCGCGCCGCAGCACGTTATCCCGGCCTGGTCGTACCGATTCGCTTTACGGAAAATTGCGGCAAGCGGGCTGCGCTACTTGAGGGTTTCCGCCGCGCATGCGGCGAGGTGATCGTAACCATCGATTCGGATAGCGTGATCGATGTGGGGACGTTACTGGCCCTGGTGGCGCCGTTTACCGACGCACGCGTTGGCGCCGTGGCAGGCAAGGTGGTGGTGCACAATCGCGATGCGGGGGCAATTCCGAGGATGTTGCAAGTGGCCTATATCCTGTCCTTCGATTATCTGCGCGCGGCGCAATCGGGTTACCGGACCGTCTATTGCTGTCCGGGTGCCTTGGCGGCTTACCGTGCGTCGGCTGTCCATGAGGTTCTCGACGAATGGATGGGACAAACCTTCTGGGGCAGCGTATGCACCTATGGCGAGGATCGTGCGATGACCAATTACCTGCTCGCGCGCGGTTACGACACGCTTTACCAGAGCACGGCCGTGGTGCATACCGTGGTGCCGACCACCTACCGCAGATTGTGCAAAATGTTCCTGCGCTGGGATCGTAGCTTCATCCGCGAGGAGATTCGCCTCGCGGGCATCGTGTGGCGCCGGCCGCCCGTCGCCCGGCTGATCACACTGTTCGATCGCGTAGTCACCGACGTGCGTTTCCCTCTGCGTTATCTGGGTACCGGGCTGGCCGGATTGATGGTGATGGACGAGCCCGCCGCGCTAGGGTCGTTGTTCCTTGGCAGTACGATGTTCAGCATGTTGTATGCGGTGTACTACCTGCGTAGCGAGCGTTCATGGAACGTTCTGTTTGGCGTGGTCTACAGCTACTACAGCGCACTGGCCTTGTGGTGGATTCTGCCTTATGCGGCCATGACCTTGCGCGCCAAGTCCTGGATGACCCGGTAGGCCGGTCTTGTAGCGGCATGCATCCAATGGACGTATGTCGCTACAAGGGCTGGTAGTTGACTCGGCCGGCGTATTAATGATGCACTTGGGGTTTGCCCGATAAGAATTACTTTAGTGCGCCAAAAAGTCCTTCCGCAGGTTGGTCTGCTGTTGCTATTGATTGCCGCTGTGGTGGGCTACGGCGCCAGTTCCTGGCAGGCTGCCCGCCGCCACATTCGTCACGATCTCGATCGTAGGACTCAGTTACAGGCCGAGCTGCTCAGTGACGCCTTGATGCGCTGGACCGCCGAGTTTCGAGCGCTGGGTTTCAGCTTGGAGGCCAACGACGATCTCGACGCGCTGACCCGCACACTGAACCTTTACCACTCAGAGCATGCCGACGCGCCGCTGCCGATGTATATCTTTGCACCGAGTCCGGAGCGCCTGCTTGGCGGTGAGCCGGTTGAGGCGCCAAATGCGGCCTCGGCATTGGTTTTGCGTGCGCAGCGCCTGTGTGCGGGCAGCCGTCACAATCGCTTGGTGCTCAGCCCGAGCACGCGTCGCTTGCGTGGGCAGCCGTCGATTATGGCGTGTTTGCGACTGCGCGACGCTGATGGGGTGCCTTTGATCGACATTCTCGGTCGGCTGCACTGGCCGCCAGTTTCAATACTGCAGGCGCGCCGCCTCACGATCAATCCACTCAATGCGACGACCGCACTGGCCTGGATCAAACCGGATGAGGGAGATGGAGGGGCCCGTTTGGCCTGGCTCGACAACGCATTGCCGGGGTTTGAGGGGGTGCTGCGAACGGCGGATCGCGCGGGCTCTGGACATTATGCCCAGGACGGTGTGCAACATGCCTGGGTTCGCCTATCCGATTGGCCCATGATCGTGGTTTCCTCGCTGAGCGAACGCCAGGTTTGGCATGTCTGGCTGCGGCGAGGCGGGGCCGGTGTGAGTGCCGGACTGTTGCTGCTGTTAACCGCCATCTTGGCCTTCGCTGCGCTACGTTCTATCCGGTTGGCGCGTTCTGAAGGGCGTTTACGGCAGTACTATGGTGCGCTCAAGGACATCAATCAAAGCCTGATGATGCTGCCTCAGCCGGGGGTGCTTTATCAGAGCGTGTGTACCTTGCTCGTCGATCGAACCGAACTGCCGGTTGCCTGGGTCGGCTTGCAGCAAGGCGACCGAGTGAATGTGATCGCCTCGGCCGGCCCCGCCCATGCCTATGTGGATGGATTGTCGTTCGCGCCGGAAGCGGATAAGCCGGAGGGCTTGGGTCCAACCGGACGCGCGCTGCGCTCGGGCAGTACGGTGGTGGTGGCGGATTTGTGCGACGACCCTCAGTTCAGCATGTGGGCCTCGCGCGCCAGACGATATGGTTTGCGCAGCTCCGTAGCAGTGCCATTCGGCAGTGGTAACGGTACTCGCGGCGTGCTGGCCGCCTATTCGACGCGTAAGGGTTTCTTCAGTCAGGATATCGTGGATTTACTCGAGCAACTCGCGCGAGACATCGAACTGGGGCTTAGCCAGTATGCGCGAGTGGCCGAAATTACGCGTTTGAGTCAGCATGACCCGCTGACCGGTCTGCCGAATCGGACCTACTTTATGGACAATCTGGAGCGATCGCTGGTACGCGTGCAGCGAAGCGAGCGCCTGATCGCAATCGGCATCCTGGACCTTGACGATTTCAAGGGCATCAACGATGTCCTGGGGCACGTCGCCGGCGACGAGCTGCTCAAGCATCTGGCCGGTCAACTACCCAAGGCCTTACGTCAGGGCGACATGGTTGCCCGGCTGGGTGGCGACGAATTCGGCATTTTTTTGGAGGGCGTGACCGGCGTGTCGGAGATTGAGGCCATAGCCGAACGTATCCTGTCGACCGTGCGCCGACCGGTCCTGTTGTCGGAGGGGGAGTATGAGCTGTCATCGGATGCAAGTCTCGGACTGACACTTTATCCATTGGATGACGGTGACGCGGCCGATTTGTTGCGTCATGCCGACGAAGCCCTGTATGCGGCGAAAGGGGCTGGTCGGCACCGCTGGCATTTATTCGATCATGGATTGGAGGTGGCTTCACGTCAGCGTTACCACGTTCATCATCACTTGCCGGAGGCAATTGCGAGTGGACATATCGTGTTCCACTACCAGCCGCAGGTGGATATGGAGACGGGGCGTGTGATCGGGGCCGAGGCGCTGGCGCGTTGGATCGATCCCGAGAAGGGGTTGTGGAGCCCGGCCGTGTTCATGCCCATGATCGAAAGCGACACGCGTCTAGCCAGGGCGCTGGGGCGCCACGCGCTGGCCGAGGCTGCGCGAGCGGTGTCTCGTTGGCATGCAGACGAACGGGGCCTGCGTCTGTCGGTGAACGTCTGCGCGCGCCATTTATTGCATGTGGCCTTTCTGGACGATCTGGACGAGGTGCTGGCACGTTACCCCGAGGCCGCACGTGTACTGACGTTGGAACTGACCGAAACCGCAGCTCTGGCCGATCTGGATGAAAGTGCCCGCGTACTTGCCGACGTTCGTGCCCGTGGATTACGGGTCGCGCTCGACGATTTCGGTAGTGGTTATGCCTCGCTGCAATACGTGCGACATCTACCGCTCGATGAAATTAAGCTGGACCTACAGTTCGTGCAGGACATGGAAGCCGATACCGAGGCCTTCGCGGTTGGATACGCGGCGCTGGAGTTGGCCGAGCTCAGGGGCGCGCAAGTCGTGGCTGAAGGCGTTGAGATCGAACGTACTGCTTGCCTCTGGCGTCGCCTCGGCGGCAGGCTCGCACAGGGATATTTGTTCGCCAAGCCGATGGCCGAGCAGGCTTGGCTGGATTGGGTTGCCTCGTTTGGTAGCGAACCCCGATTCCTCGAAATTCCGCGCTGGCGACCAAGCATGTCGCATCTGCCGCTACTGCAGGCCTTGCCACGGCATGCAGGACTCAAGCGCCTATTGGGCACGCAGGCGGACAGCGAAGGAGTGGATGGTTACGGACATTTTTCCCGGGTATTGGACAGCTGGGATAGCAAGCACTGTCCTTTGACCGCTTGGTTGGATGCTGCGGGGCCGCTTCACGGTATCTCCCTCGGCGAGCTTGAGTCGGCGCACGAACGCCTGCACGCCACAGCGCTGAACCGGCTGGCCCGACATGAGCCATTGGAAGCGCATTTGGAAGCCAGTTGGGAGCGCTTCATCCATGCGCTGGACGATGTGATTGCCCAAATGGATTTGAATCACACGGCTTGATTCTTTGTTGGGCCGGTTTTTTTGGTCCGAACATTGCAAGCATTGCCTTAATGCCGGCGTGACGATGCGCCGATGGCCCCCTGAGTCGCGCTCGGCACACACGTTTATCGTGGTCAGTTTTTCCCTTGGGGGGGCTCAGGCATGAATCAACGTGGTCGCTTGCGCGTGATGCTGTTCGATAAGTCGGCAGGTCGTGCGGCCATCCTGGAACAGGCGCTCAAAGACCAGGGCTGCGAGGTCGTTGCCCGGCTGGGCGATGGCGACGACGTCTTCAAACGGGTGCAGGAATTGCAGCCGGACATCGTGTTCGTGGACATGGACATCCCGGATCGCGACACCCTCGAATCCATGCGCTTGATCAACCGTGAAATTCCGCGTCCCGTGGTGATGTTCGCCGCCCAAAGCGACGGCGCAACGATCGAAGAAGCAGTGCGGGCAGGCGTCAGTGCCTACATCGTCGATGGGCTCAGCCCGAATCGCTTGAAGCCCATTATGGAAGTTGCGATCGCGCGTTTCCGTGAGTTCCAGGCGTTGCGCAACGAGCTTGAGCTGACCCGTAACAAACTGGCGGATCGCCGCGATATCGACAAGGCCAAGGGTGTGCTCATGCGCCAGAAAGGGCTTTCGGAAGAGGACGCATACGCTGCGCTACGCAAGTTGGCGATGGACCGTAATCAGAAGCTAGGGGATGTGGCCCGGATGCTGCTGGCAGCGGCTGAATTGCTCGGCTGAGCGCACCACATCGGGGCGACGATCCTGGCTGGAGCACCAATATGGAGCCGAAAATCCAGTCGTGCCGCCCAGAAAAAACATCGTTCCCCCTGATCCCGTCAAGCTTGCGAACCTCTTTCTGCCACTGGTACGGGTTTTGCTTATCAAGCTACTGAGCATGATCGGGCCAACGACGGGCCGGTAGCTTCCAAGAGTCAATGCAGACTCTTAATCAAAGACAACGGCGTCACCCAGACGAAGCAGCAATCGTCGGGGCCGCCGTTTTTTTTGCGCCGAGATAACCGTTGGAGGCTGTGATGCGGCGGGTTGAAGGCAGTACTCGCCCGGTCAGCAGGTTGCACAGACGTGGCGGCCGACTTGAATCGGGCGTCGGCACCACACCGACTTGAACGCTCTGGAGGAATCATGAAAACGCATAAGGTAGAACAGCTTGTCATCGCAACCGTAGGTTTTTTTTGGTGTTTTCTGATGTGGTTCTCGACGGCCGCCTTTAGCCCGAGTATCGCGAATCACTACAATCTCAGCTTGGCGGCACTCGGCCTGCTGGCGAGCTCGGCCATCTGGATGGCACCGATCGGCCGTATCATCGCCGGATGGGCAGCGGATCGCTTCGGCGCGCCGCGCACCTTCGCGGTGATCCTGGCCGTTTGCGGCCTAGTGTCCATTGCCTCGGCCTACACCACCGATTACGACATCTTGTTCATCGAACGGGTGATCGTGGCGATCGCCGGCGTGTCGTTCGTGGTCGGTATTCAGCACGTGGCGCAGTGGTTCGAGCCGAGTGAAATCGGTACTGCCGAGGGTCTGTACGCCGGCACCGGCAATGTCGGTGCCGGCGTCGGCGCGCTGCTCTTGCCGCGTATGTTTGGCCTGGACTACCAGTCGGCATTCTTGTGGCTGGGCGTCATTGCCCTCGTGATCGCGGCTTGGTACCTGCTGCGCGGCGAAGCGGCCAAGCATGAAAAGGTGCGCGCTACTGCACGTGAATCAGCCGATCTGCGCGGCACGATTTTCGTTTGGAGCCGCTATATTGCCATTGCACTGATGCTGGCCTACGCCATGTCCTTCGGTTTGGAAATCGCGATGAATGCCTGGTTGCCCGGTTATTTCACTCGCGGCTTCCATGAGGCGATCCTTGCGCTGGGCTTTACCAGTATCGCCGGCGTACAGATTGCGGCAGGTACCTTTGCCGCGGTGCAATCCTTCACCGCGTCGCTATTCCGGCCCTTCTCGGGCTTTATGTCGGACCTGTTCCAGCGTCGCGGCTGGACACCGCTGCCGATGATCGCTCGGACGCTGCCCTACGCTCCGCGTCTGCACTGGCTAGCCATCTCGCTGTTGCTGATTACGGCGTCCATGGTGGCGCTGACCCTGGCCGGGCTGGCGAATTCACTACCGCTATCGGTACTGGTGTTGGTGGCCTTCGGTATCTTCGTGAGTTTTGGTACCGGCGGTACCTTCGCGCTCGTGCCGTTGTTGTTCCCGGATCGTCCGGGGATCGCGGCTGGCTTCATCGGCGGGGTTTCCACGGCTGGCGGTATTGTCTATCCGCTGGTGTTCGCGCACTCCGGGAACATTCACATGGGGTATCTCTATATCGCCTTGTTCATGTTCATCCCCTTCACTCTGTTCTACTTCTGGGCGGCGCGTTATGAGCATCATCCCGAGGATCACGGCATCGGGGAGAACTGGATCGACCGGACGAATCGCCCGGTGGGCGAGAAAGCCTGATATATCCCGCGATACCGAGCCATCAGCAGATAGCTCGGTATCGCGGCGAGACTGGAAACGCTACCGATCGAAAACTGGAGATTGCCAATATGCAGACCAACGAGCAGCAAAGCACCCCGCACGAGCCTTGGTACAAATATGGCGTGGCCTTCATCTTCTTTGAGATGTTCATCGCCATTGCGGTCAGTGTCTATTCGCTTTACATGGCCTTCAATGGTCTGGGCGGTTTCCCAGGCAAGCATTGAGCGGAGTGCCCGGGCGCCGGAATGGTGCCGGCCCCGGGTTTTTTGCACCAAAGTGGTGCGCTCTAGGTTGAGATTTGGGCGGGTACCCGTGTCTGGCGGCGGGTGTTCAGGGATGGCACGTAATGTGCTTTATCCATTTAGACAAGCGTGTAAAGCTGGAATGGCGCCCAACGGCGGGCTACCGATCCGGTTACCATGAGATCGAGTGTATTCGACAAAGGCGTCGTGACGTTCATGCGTGGCATGAACGGAGCGACGCTTTTTTTTGGCCTGAATGGAGCGGTTTGGCATGGTGGATAAAAGTGCGAACGGGCGACCTCGGCTGAGTCTCGGCAATCGGCCGGGAGAGGATCTGGAACAGCGTGAGTTGACGCTCGGTTTTGTGCCACTGACCGATTGTGCGCCCTTGGTGGTCGCACGCGAGTTGGGCATGTTCGCGGACGAGCATCTGGAGGTGACCCTCTCGCGTGAACCCTCGTGGGCGAATATCCGCGATAAGGTCATGATGGGCGCGCTTGATGGTGCACAGATGCTTGCCGGCATGCCGGTTGCCAGTCAACTCGGCATCACTGCGGTACGGCGGCCATTGATAGCGGCTCTCAGCCTGGGACTGGGCGGCAATGCGATCACGGTATCGCGGCGGTTGTTCGAGCGCATGCGCGAGGTTGATGCCGAGGCCGTCCGGCATCGGCCGCGTACGGCCGGTGTCTTGCGTACGCTTATCGAAAGCGACCGTCGCACGGGTCGGCCGCCATTGACCTTCGCGGTGGTCTATCCCGTATCAAGCCATAACTACGAGTTGCGCTACTGGCTGGCTGCCGCTGGCATCGACCCCGACCGTGACGTGCGGATCGTGGTGATTCCGCCGCCGCAGATGGTAGCTCGTCTGCGTGCAGGGGAAATCGACGGATTCTGTGTGGGCGAGCCCTGGAACAGCGTGGCAGTACAGGGGGGGCATGGTCATGTCCTGATCACCAGCGACCAGCTCTGGCGCCACAAACCGGAAAAGGTCTTGGGCGTGACGCAGGAGTGGGCCGAGCGCCATCCGTTGACCTTGCGTGCGTTGGTGCGCGCCTTGATGCGCGCCGGGCAGTGGCTGGACGATCCCGATCATCGGGAGCAGGCAGCAGCCTTGCTGGCCCGATCGGAATATGTCGGCGTCAAGGAGGCGCTGCTGCGCCTGCCGTTGACCGAACAAATGATTTACGACCCTGGCGAATCGGCTGTTCCTCACCCCAATTTCAATGTGTTCCAGCGGCATGCCGCGATGTTTCCGTGGCGTTCGCACGCCCTGTGGTTCGTCACCCAGATCTATCGCTGGGGGCAGGTCGATACGGCATATGACATGACCGCCGTGGCTGAGATGGCATATCGCCCGGAGTATTACCGGGAGGCTGCTGCGGCTTTCGGATGGTCCTGTCCGCTGATCGATTACAAGCCAGAGGGATTGCACGCCGGTGAATGGCAATTGGCGCAGGCCGTGCCGGAGCCGTTGCGAATGGGGGCCGATGCCTTCTGCGATGGAGGTCGATTCGATCCGCAGGACCCCGCGGGTTATCTGGAATCCTTCGAGGTCGCCACGCCCAGGGTCACACTGGAAACTCTTCGGCACATGAACCAATTTCAGCCGTCACGACCTGCCAGGACAGCGGGCAAGGCCAGTGACGGCGCATCCTGATTCGGGAGATATCGAGATGACACGCAAGCAAAGACTGGTACTGATCGGCAATGGCATGGCGGGCATACGCACGCTGGAAGAGCTGCTCAAGCTCGTGCCCGATATGTACGAAATCACGGTGTTCGGCGACGAACCCTATGGCAATTACAACCGGATCATGCTCTCGCCAGTGCTGGCGGGAGAGAAGACCGTCCATGACATTATGCTCAACGATGACGATTGGTATGCAGAGCACGGTATTACCCTGCACAAGGGTAAGCGGGTGACGCGTATCGACCGGGTACGTAGATGTGCCATTGCAGAGGACGGTACCGAGGCGCCTTACGACCGATTGATCCTCGCGACGGGTTCTAAGCCGTTCATCATCCCGGTGCCCGGACATGACAAGCGCGGTGTGATTGCCTTCCGAGACATCCACGATGTCGACACGATGCTTGCGTCGTCCCGTACGGGACGACGCGCGGTGGTGATCGGCGGCGGTTTGCTCGGTCTTGAGGCCGCCAACGGTCTGATGAAGCAGGGCATGGAGGTGACGGTCGTTCACCTACTGGCCACGTTGATGGAGCGCCAACTCGATGAGGCGGCGGCGGGGTTGTTGATGCGCTCGCTGGAGGAGCGAGGCATGCACTTCCGCCTGCAGGCGCAGACCACCGAGGTGCTGGGTGACGAGCGGGTCACCGGGGTGCGTTTTCAGGACGGCAGCGAGCTACCCGCGGACCTCGTGGTGATGGCGGTCGGTATTCGCCCGAACATCGAGCTGGCGCAGCAGTCCGGGCTTTATTGCGAGCGGGGCATCCTGGTCAACGATACGCTGCAGACCTTCGATCCGAGCATCTACGCGGTGGGCGAATGCGTACAGCATCGCGGCAGCGTCTACGGCCTGGTTGCGCCTTTGTTCGAACAGGCCAAGGTCTGCGCAAATCACTTGGCCGAATACGGTATCGCCAAATACGGTGGATCGATGACATCGACCAAACTCAAGGTCACCGGCATCGATCTCTTTTCCGCCGGTGACTTCAATGGCGACGACAGCAGCGAGGAAATGGTGCTGCAGGACGCCGCGCGCGGCGTGTACAAGAAATTGGTGATCCGCGACAACCGTATCAAGGGTGCCGTGATGTACGGCGATACCCTCGACGGCGCCTGGTATTTCCAGCTGATGCGCGACGAGTCAGACATCACCGATCTGCGCGAGCATCTTCTGTTCGGGCAGGCACACATCGGAGACGCGGGCCATGGTGATGAAACTTCTCGTATCACCGCATTGCCCGACAACGCCGAAATCTGCGGTTGCAACGGCGTGTGCAAGGGCGAGATCGTCCAGGCCATCACCGAAAAGAAGCTGTTCACTCTGGAGGAAGTGCGTGCGCATACCAAGGCGAGCAATTCCTGCGGTTCGTGCACCGGCCTGGTGGAGTCGCTGCTGGCCAGTACGCTAGGTGGTGATTATTCGCAGACGCCATCGAAGCAATCCATCTGTCCGTGCACCGAGCACACACACGACGAGGTGCGCGAGGCCATCCATACCCGTGAACTCAAGACCATGCCGGCAGTATTTGAGGCCATGGCTTGGTCAACGCCGGATGGTTGTCATACCTGCCGTCCGGCGCTCAATTACTACCTGTTGATGAACTGGCCGGGCGAGTACGAGGACGATAGTCGGGCGCGTTTTATCAACGAGCGGGTGCACGCCAACATCCAGAAAGACGGTACCTATTCCGTGGTGCCGCGTATCTGGGGTGGCGTGACCACGCCTGCCGAGCTGCGTGCCATCGCCGAGGTGGCGGAGAAGTATCAGGTGCCCACGGTCAAGATCACCGGCGGCCAGCGCATCGACCTGTTGGGCGTGAAGAAGGGCGATCTGCCGGCGATGTGGGGCGATTTGTCGCGTGCCGGCTTCGTTTCCGGCCACGCCTATGGGAAGGCCTTGCGCACGGTGAAGACCTGTGTGGGTTCTGAATGGTGCCGCTTCGGTACCCAGGACTCTACGGGGCTGGGTATCGCGCTTGAGCAGCAGACTTGGGGCACCTGGACGCCGCATAAATTCAAGATCGGCGTGTCCGGTTGTCCGCGCAACTGTGCCGAGGCCACGATCAAGGATCTGGGTGTGGTCTGTGTGGATTCTGGCTACGAGTTGCACGTGGGTGGCAACGGCGGAGTCAAGGTGCGTGCGACTGATTTTCTGTGCAAGGTCGCCAGCGAGGCGGAAGTACACGAATATACCGCCGCCTTCATACAGTACTACCGTGAAACCGCCCGCTATCTGGAACGTACGGCACCCTGGATCGAGCGCGTTGGGTTGAGTCTGGTGAAACAGAAAGTGGTCGAGGACGAGGTAGGGCGCAAGGTTCTGGCGCGGCGCTTTGCCGAGTCGCAGCAGTACGCGCAACACGACCCCTGGTTGGAGCGTGCCGAAGGCACGGACGCGAACGAATATCGCCCGCTCAACCGTATCAGTGCCTGAGCAGTGCATCGATTTTTTGATGGAGTGAACCGATGAAACAATGGATCGAGATCGCCGCGTTGACCGAGATTCCGCGTTTGGGCTCGCGGATCGTTGCCCATGGGGACGAGGAAATCGCGGTGTTCCGGGCTAGCGACGACGCGGTGTTTGCGCTGCACAACCGTTGTCCGCATCGCGGTGGCCCCTTGTCAGAAGGCATCGTGCATGGCCATCGGGTGACCTGCCCGCTGCACAACTGGGTGATCGAGCTGGACCAGGGAGAGGCCGTCGCTCCGGATAGCGGCA comes from the Acidihalobacter yilgarnensis genome and includes:
- a CDS encoding phosphatase PAP2 family protein, translated to MTLKYALYDWGGANIWLFHAINNIHGEWVDRIMLTGSSLGAHQRFPIYLALASLIAVIGASRYSLSRQALEQARGWLLVIAVFALAYTVEIGLIGWLKALADYPRPIAVFPPEAIQVIGHAARDHSLPSGHAAFAATLIASLWPQLNRPLRTFGVLFIVWVGLSRINLGQHFPADVLAGIFVGLGVTITLRYGLKILIGNAAETR
- a CDS encoding DUF4337 domain-containing protein is translated as MPNDGFHVHGPHEHELEHRAQHEGPGLSQYVAIFTAVLATLGAVVSYHVSATQNEAMMLKNEAVLESTKASDQWNYYQAKSTKGHLMELAADIVGGGKQVHYREQVAKYEKQKIEIKTQAETLDAKSHQADKQSQALMRPLHRSEQSISLIQIAISLASITALTRKRWLFYVAGAAALGGLGLAGLAIL
- a CDS encoding glycosyltransferase — protein: MSLTPSPELPGPLFPAHAPALLQRLREFLLGGLVLALLCSIGYTLAHPVMRSIGHHQWLQPLVYLLLIWASLELALLLLKTGLWFRYRPVASAMLATAPRLTVIIPAYNEGAMVEQSIDSVASAAYPHERLEILVVDDGSRDDTWFYIERAAARYPGLVVPIRFTENCGKRAALLEGFRRACGEVIVTIDSDSVIDVGTLLALVAPFTDARVGAVAGKVVVHNRDAGAIPRMLQVAYILSFDYLRAAQSGYRTVYCCPGALAAYRASAVHEVLDEWMGQTFWGSVCTYGEDRAMTNYLLARGYDTLYQSTAVVHTVVPTTYRRLCKMFLRWDRSFIREEIRLAGIVWRRPPVARLITLFDRVVTDVRFPLRYLGTGLAGLMVMDEPAALGSLFLGSTMFSMLYAVYYLRSERSWNVLFGVVYSYYSALALWWILPYAAMTLRAKSWMTR
- a CDS encoding EAL domain-containing protein, with product MRQKVLPQVGLLLLLIAAVVGYGASSWQAARRHIRHDLDRRTQLQAELLSDALMRWTAEFRALGFSLEANDDLDALTRTLNLYHSEHADAPLPMYIFAPSPERLLGGEPVEAPNAASALVLRAQRLCAGSRHNRLVLSPSTRRLRGQPSIMACLRLRDADGVPLIDILGRLHWPPVSILQARRLTINPLNATTALAWIKPDEGDGGARLAWLDNALPGFEGVLRTADRAGSGHYAQDGVQHAWVRLSDWPMIVVSSLSERQVWHVWLRRGGAGVSAGLLLLLTAILAFAALRSIRLARSEGRLRQYYGALKDINQSLMMLPQPGVLYQSVCTLLVDRTELPVAWVGLQQGDRVNVIASAGPAHAYVDGLSFAPEADKPEGLGPTGRALRSGSTVVVADLCDDPQFSMWASRARRYGLRSSVAVPFGSGNGTRGVLAAYSTRKGFFSQDIVDLLEQLARDIELGLSQYARVAEITRLSQHDPLTGLPNRTYFMDNLERSLVRVQRSERLIAIGILDLDDFKGINDVLGHVAGDELLKHLAGQLPKALRQGDMVARLGGDEFGIFLEGVTGVSEIEAIAERILSTVRRPVLLSEGEYELSSDASLGLTLYPLDDGDAADLLRHADEALYAAKGAGRHRWHLFDHGLEVASRQRYHVHHHLPEAIASGHIVFHYQPQVDMETGRVIGAEALARWIDPEKGLWSPAVFMPMIESDTRLARALGRHALAEAARAVSRWHADERGLRLSVNVCARHLLHVAFLDDLDEVLARYPEAARVLTLELTETAALADLDESARVLADVRARGLRVALDDFGSGYASLQYVRHLPLDEIKLDLQFVQDMEADTEAFAVGYAALELAELRGAQVVAEGVEIERTACLWRRLGGRLAQGYLFAKPMAEQAWLDWVASFGSEPRFLEIPRWRPSMSHLPLLQALPRHAGLKRLLGTQADSEGVDGYGHFSRVLDSWDSKHCPLTAWLDAAGPLHGISLGELESAHERLHATALNRLARHEPLEAHLEASWERFIHALDDVIAQMDLNHTA
- a CDS encoding ANTAR domain-containing response regulator encodes the protein MNQRGRLRVMLFDKSAGRAAILEQALKDQGCEVVARLGDGDDVFKRVQELQPDIVFVDMDIPDRDTLESMRLINREIPRPVVMFAAQSDGATIEEAVRAGVSAYIVDGLSPNRLKPIMEVAIARFREFQALRNELELTRNKLADRRDIDKAKGVLMRQKGLSEEDAYAALRKLAMDRNQKLGDVARMLLAAAELLG